The Coccidioides posadasii str. Silveira chromosome 3, complete sequence genome contains a region encoding:
- the MNS1_1 gene encoding mannosyl-oligosaccharide alpha-1,2-mannosidase, variant 2 (CAZy:GH47~EggNog:ENOG410PFVB~COG:G~BUSCO:2714at33183): MKGMHGGELWKWVQGFEKGETRRKGKTVDWAERRERVKDAFMVSWDGYERYAWGRDEYYPIRKSGRNMVDGGMGWIIVDALDTLMIMNLTSRVQQARNWIHTSLRYDQDHDVNTFETTIRMLGGLLSAHYLSTTYPELAPIADDDPGAPGEDLYIEKATELADRLLGAFESPSGVPYASLNLNKSVGILSHSDNGASSTAEAGTVQLEFKYLAKLTGEANYWEKAEKIIEVIEANGREDGLVPIYIYADTGKFMGENIRLGSRGDSYYEYLIKQYLQTSNEEPIYLEMWDETLNGIRKHLLTYTKHASLTIVGERPNGLRQPILPKMDHLVCFLPGTIALGATGGLPLSEARRSAGWGRKQEEEMLLAKELMKTCWATYLATATGLAPEITYFKIDDPPRTIKDVYPDFDFSFGGGEKSKKKKTGLRDDADLFMKSHPLYPLDREKSIWLKDITIRGPDQHNLQRPETVESLFYMYRITGDETYRFWGWEMFKSFIKHTAVFEDEPSPGAPSDDASYIRGFTSLSNANTIPPVKRDNMESFWLAETLKYFYLLFSERDFIPLETTVFNTEAHIFPRFKMGKNFKTGWRRKFPVNKVG, translated from the exons ATGAAGGGAATGCATGGTGGTGAGTTGTGGAAATGGGTGCAAGGGTTTGAGAAAGGCGAGACcaggaggaaaggaaagacGGTGGATTGGGCAGAGAGAAGGGAGAGAGTTAAAGATGCGTTTATGGTAAGCTGGGATGGATATGAGAGGTATGCGTGGG GTCGTGATGAGTATTATCCCATTCGGAAATCCGGCAGAAATATGGTCGATGGTGGAATGGGCTGGATAATAGTTGACGCCCTCGATACCCTCATGATCATGAATCTTACCTCTCGTGTGCAGCAAGCTCGAAATTGGATCCACACGTCACTACGTTATGATCAGGATCATGACGTGAACACCTTTGAGACGACTATCCGTATGCTGGGCGGCTTACTTTCGGCGCATTATCTGTCTACTACGTATCCTGAGTTGGCACCTATAGCCGACGATGACCCAGGTGCTCCGGGAGAGGATTTATATATCGAAAAAGCCACCGAATTGGCGGATCGGTTGCTGGGTGCGTTCGAGTCTCCTTCAGGAGTGCCCTATGCCAGTTTGAATCTAAACAAATCTGTTGGGATCCTGTCGCACTCCGATAATGGTGCTTCGTCGACTGCAGAGGCGGGTACCGTTCAACTAGAGTTCAAGTACCTTGCAAAATTGACCGGGGAAGCGAACTACTGGGAGAAAGCTGAGAAAATCATCGAGGTTATTGAAGCAAATGGTAGGGAAGACGGGCTAGTTCCTATATATATCTACGCGGATACTGGCAAATTTATGGGAGAGAACATTCGTTTAGGGAGCCGGGGTGACTCTTACTACG AATACCTAATAAAACAGTATCTCCAGACATCGAATGAGGAACCGATATATCTAGAGATGTGGGACGAGACGCTGAACGGCATCCGCAAACATTTACTCACGTACACAAAACACGCCTCTCTGACGATCGTCGGGGAGCGTCCAAATGGTCTACGCCAACCCATTTTGCCCAAAATGGACCATCTTGTCTGTTTTTTGCCGGGTACCATCGCTCTAGGTGCAACTGGCGGCTTGCCGCTCTCAGAGGCTCGGAGGTCAGCTGGTTGGGGACGTAAACAGGAGGAAGAGATGCTACTGGCGAAGGAGCTCATGAAAACCTGTTGGGCAACGTATCTTGCCACTGCAACAGGGCTGGCACCTGAGATCACGTATTTCAAGATCGACGATCCTCCCCGAACGATTAAAGACGTCTATCCGGactttgatttttccttTGGTGGCGGGGAGAAgtccaaaaagaaaaagacgGGCTTGAGAGACGATGCTGATTTGTTCATGAAATCGCATCCACTCTACCCCCTCGACCGTGAAAAATCAATTTGGCTCAAGGATATAACCATTCGTGGCCCTGACCAACATAATCTCCAGCGCCCTGAGACCGTGGAATCCTTATTTTACATGTATCGTATCACAGGCGACGAGACGTACCGATTTTGGGGATGGGAAATGTTCAAGTCATTCATCAAGCACACCGCTGTGTTCGAGGATGAGCCATCTCCTGGAGCGCCTAGCGACGACGCTTCGTACATCCGCGGTTTTACGTCGCTCTCGAATGCGAATACTATCCCACCAGTAAAGAGGGATAATATGGAAAGCTTTTGGTTGGCGGAGACGCTCAAGTACTTCTACCTGTTGTTTTCCGAGAGGGACTTCATCCCCTTGGAAACGACTGTGTTCAATACGGAGGCACATATTTTCCCCAGGTTTAAGATGGGCAAGAATTTCAAGACTGGGTGGAGGAGGAAGTTCCCTGTGAATAAAGTTGGCTAA
- the RPT4 gene encoding 26S proteasome subunit rpt4 (BUSCO:188070at4751~EggNog:ENOG410PG6Y~COG:O~BUSCO:7498at33183): MTTANDPERQQALEDYKKALLESREWEAKLKALRLGIKDLQKEFDQTEENIKALQSVGQIIGEVLKQLDEERFIVKASSGPRYVVGCRSKVDKSKLKQGTRVALDMTTLTIMRMLPREVDPLVYNMSLEDPGQVNFAGIGGLNDQIRELREVIELPLKNPELFMRVGIKPPKGVLLYGPPGTGKTLLARAVASSLETNFLKVVSSAIVDKYIGESARLIREMFGYAKEHEPCIIFMDEIDAIGGRRFSEGTSADREIQRTLMELLNQLDGFDYLGKTKIIMATNRPDTLDPALLRAGRLDRKIEIPLPNEVGRLEILKIHSSGVAIEGEIDFETVVKMSDGLNGADLRNVVTEAGLFAIKDYRDAINQDDFNKAVRKVAEAKKLEGKLEYQKL, translated from the exons ATGACCACTGCCAATGACCCAGAGCGCCAGCAGGCCCTTGAAGATTACAAGAAGGCCCTGCTAGAGTCGAGAGAATGGGAGGCTAAGCTGAAAGCCCTTCGGTTGGGTATCAAAGATTTGCAGAAGGAGTTTGACCAGACAGAGGAAAATATCAAGGCGCTACAGAGTGTCGGACAGATCATCGGAGAGGTTCTCAAGCAGCTGGATGAGGAGAGAT TTATCGTCAAGGCTTCCTCCGGTCCTAGATACGTCGTCGGATGCCGGTCCAAAGTAGACAAATCAAAGCTCAAGCAAGGAACCCGCGTCGCTCTCGACATGACAACCCTCACCATCATGCGCATGCTGCCTCGCGAAGTCGATCCCCTCGTCTACAACATGTCCTTGGAAGATCCTGGCCAGGTTAACTTTGCTGGTATTGGTGGCTTGAACGACCAGATTCGCGAGCTGAGAGAGGTCATCGAGCTGCCCCTCAAGAACCCGGAGCTTTTCATGCGAGTGGGGATAAAGCCTCCCAAGGGTGTTCTGCTGTATGGGCCCCCGGGCACAGGGAAGACGCTCCTGGCCAGAGCCGTCGCCAGCTCCCTAGAAACCAACTTTTTAAAAG TCGTCTCCTCTGCTATCGTTGACAAGTACATTGGCGAGTCTGCCCGATTAATTCGAGAGATGTTCGGTTACGCCAAAGAGCACGAACCATGCATCATCTTTATGGACGAAATCGATGCCATCGGAGGGAGAAGATTCTCGGAGGGAACCTCTGCCGACAGAGAAATTCAACGTACACTGATGGAGCTCCTCAATCAACTGGATGGATTCGACTACCTTGGAAAGACAAAGATCATCATGGCCACAAACAGACCGGACACTCTAGACCCGGCCCTTCTTCGTGCTGGGCGCCTTGATCGAAAGATTGAAATCCCCCTGCCCAATGAAGTCGGTCGATTGGAGATCTTAAAGATTCATTCTAGCGGAGTGGCCATAGAGGGCGAAATTGACTTTGAAACTGTCGTCAAAATGAGCGATGGCTTGAATGGCGCTGACCTACGAAACGTGGTAACAGAAGC AGGTCTTTTTGCCATCAAAGACTACCGAGATGCAATCAACCAAGACGACTTTAACAAAGCTGTCCGAAAAGTGGCCGAAGCAAAGAAGCTCGAAGGCAAGCTCGAGTACCAGAAACTCTGA
- a CDS encoding uncharacterized protein (EggNog:ENOG410PFRB~COG:G~BUSCO:6604at33183) — protein sequence MAITKIHARSVYDSRGNPTVEVDVVTETGLHRAIVPSGASTGQHEACELRDGDKTHWLGKGVLKAVKNVNEVIGPAVIKENIDVKDQSKVDEFLNKLDGTANKSNLGANAILGVSLAIAKAGAAEKGVPLYAHVSDLAGTKKPYVLPVPFQNVLNGGSHAGGRLAFQEFMIVPSAAPSFSEALRQGSEVYHKLKALAKSKYGQSAGNVGDEGGVAPDIQTPEEALDLIAEAIEQAGYTGKVKIALDVASSEFYKPEEKKYDLDFKNPNSDKSKWVTYEELSDLYKKLASKYDIVSIEDPFAEDDWEAWSYFFKTSNMQIVADDLTVTNPIRIKKAIDLKACNALLLKVNQIGTLTESIQAAKDSYADGWGVMVSHRSGETEDVTIADIVVGLRSGQIKTGAPARSERLAKLNQILRIEEELGSSAVYAGENFRTAVNL from the exons ATGGCGATCACAAAGATCCACGCTAGATCGGTCTACGACTCCCGTGGCAACCCCACCGTGGAGGTCGACGTCGTCACTGAGACTGGCCTTCACCGTGCCATTGTTCCATCCGGCGCCTCCACTG GCCAGCATGAGGCTTGTGAGCTCCGTGATGGTGACAAGACTCACTGGCTCGGAAAGG GTGTCTTGAAGGCTGTCAAGAACGTCAACGAGGTCATTGGCCCCGCCGTCATCAAGGAGAACATTGACGTGAAGGACCAATCCAAGGTCGACGAATTCTTGAACAAGCTGGATGGTACCGCCAACAAGTCCAACCTTGGTGCCAACGCCATCCTTGGTGTCAGTCTGGCTATCGCAAAGGCTGGTGCTGCTGAGAAGGGCGTTCCACTTTACGCGCACGTCTCCGATCTTGCCGGGACCAAGAAGCCATACGTCCTTCCCGTACCATTCCAGAATGTCCTTAACGGGGGTTCCCATGCTGGTGGCCGCCTCGCCTTCCAGGAATTCATGATTGTTCCATC TGCCGCCCCTTCTTTCTCTGAGGCCCTTCGCCAGGGCTCCGAAGTCTACCACAAGCTCAAGGCACTTGCCAAGTCCAAATATGGCCAGTCTGCTGGCAATGTTGGTGACGAGGGTGGTGTCGCTCCCGATATCCAAACTCCCGAGGAAGCTCTCGACTTGATCGCCGAGGCCATCGAGCAGGCAGGTTATACCGGCAAGGTAAAAATTGCCCTCGACGTTGCATCCAGCGAGTTCTACAAGCCGGAGGAGAAGAAATACGACCTTGACTTCAAAAACCCTAACAGCGATAAGAGCAAGTGGGTCACATATGAGGAGCTCAGCGATCTCTATAAGAAGTTGGCCAGCAAGTACGACATCGTCAGCATTGAGGATCCCTTCGCCGAAGACGACTGGGAGGCGTGGAGCTACTTCTTCAAAACCTCTAACATGCAAATCGTCGC GGATGACCTTACTGTCACCAACCCCATCCGCATCAAGAAGGCCATTGACCTCAAGGCATGCAATGCTCTGTTGCTCAAAGTGAACCAGATCGGCACCTTGACCGAATCCATCCAGGCCGCTAAGGACTCGTACGCTGACGGCTGGGGTGTGATGGTATCTCACCGTTCCGGTGAGACCGAGGACGTCACCATTGCCGACATTGTCGTCGGACTGCGCTCTGGCCAGATCAAGACTGGCGCCCCTGCCCGGTCCGAGCGTCTTGCCAAGCTGAACCAGATCCTCCGCATCGAGGAAGAGCTTGGTTCCAGCGCTGTCTATGCTGGAGAGAACTTCCGCACTGCAGTAAACCTGTAA
- the MNS1_1 gene encoding mannosyl-oligosaccharide alpha-1,2-mannosidase (CAZy:GH47~EggNog:ENOG410PFVB~COG:G~TransMembrane:1 (i80-97o)~BUSCO:2714at33183) has translation MSFQLPSRVPSFKSPQREIEDDYWRAATSARKTSHNAGGGFEIADRIGQFMNPNRELPMYKDKPYSAAPGHARSRRRKQVVWLGVLVAFAVTVWWLWSGGRAEKIISRGKEMKGMHGGELWKWVQGFEKGETRRKGKTVDWAERRERVKDAFMVSWDGYERYAWGRDEYYPIRKSGRNMVDGGMGWIIVDALDTLMIMNLTSRVQQARNWIHTSLRYDQDHDVNTFETTIRMLGGLLSAHYLSTTYPELAPIADDDPGAPGEDLYIEKATELADRLLGAFESPSGVPYASLNLNKSVGILSHSDNGASSTAEAGTVQLEFKYLAKLTGEANYWEKAEKIIEVIEANGREDGLVPIYIYADTGKFMGENIRLGSRGDSYYEYLIKQYLQTSNEEPIYLEMWDETLNGIRKHLLTYTKHASLTIVGERPNGLRQPILPKMDHLVCFLPGTIALGATGGLPLSEARRSAGWGRKQEEEMLLAKELMKTCWATYLATATGLAPEITYFKIDDPPRTIKDVYPDFDFSFGGGEKSKKKKTGLRDDADLFMKSHPLYPLDREKSIWLKDITIRGPDQHNLQRPETVESLFYMYRITGDETYRFWGWEMFKSFIKHTAVFEDEPSPGAPSDDASYIRGFTSLSNANTIPPVKRDNMESFWLAETLKYFYLLFSERDFIPLETTVFNTEAHIFPRFKMGKNFKTGWRRKFPVNKVG, from the exons ATGTCCTTTCAACTCCCCAGCCGCGTCCCTTCCTTCAAGTCTCCGCAGCGAGAAATCGAAGATGATTACTGGCGCGCCGCGACCTCCGCGCGCAAGACGTCGCACAACGCCGGCGGTGGGTTCGAGATCGCGGATAGGATTGGCCAGTTTATGAATCCTAATCGCGAACTGCCAATGTACAAAGACAAGCCGTATTCTGCGGCACCAGGCCATGCGAGATCGAGGAGGCGCAAACAGGTTGTTTGGCTGGGGGTGTTGGTGGCGTTTGCGGTGACAGTTTGGTGGTTGTGGTCCGGAGGGAGAGCGGAGAAGATCATTTCTCGCGGAAAAGAGATGAAGGGAATGCATGGTGGTGAGTTGTGGAAATGGGTGCAAGGGTTTGAGAAAGGCGAGACcaggaggaaaggaaagacGGTGGATTGGGCAGAGAGAAGGGAGAGAGTTAAAGATGCGTTTATGGTAAGCTGGGATGGATATGAGAGGTATGCGTGGG GTCGTGATGAGTATTATCCCATTCGGAAATCCGGCAGAAATATGGTCGATGGTGGAATGGGCTGGATAATAGTTGACGCCCTCGATACCCTCATGATCATGAATCTTACCTCTCGTGTGCAGCAAGCTCGAAATTGGATCCACACGTCACTACGTTATGATCAGGATCATGACGTGAACACCTTTGAGACGACTATCCGTATGCTGGGCGGCTTACTTTCGGCGCATTATCTGTCTACTACGTATCCTGAGTTGGCACCTATAGCCGACGATGACCCAGGTGCTCCGGGAGAGGATTTATATATCGAAAAAGCCACCGAATTGGCGGATCGGTTGCTGGGTGCGTTCGAGTCTCCTTCAGGAGTGCCCTATGCCAGTTTGAATCTAAACAAATCTGTTGGGATCCTGTCGCACTCCGATAATGGTGCTTCGTCGACTGCAGAGGCGGGTACCGTTCAACTAGAGTTCAAGTACCTTGCAAAATTGACCGGGGAAGCGAACTACTGGGAGAAAGCTGAGAAAATCATCGAGGTTATTGAAGCAAATGGTAGGGAAGACGGGCTAGTTCCTATATATATCTACGCGGATACTGGCAAATTTATGGGAGAGAACATTCGTTTAGGGAGCCGGGGTGACTCTTACTACG AATACCTAATAAAACAGTATCTCCAGACATCGAATGAGGAACCGATATATCTAGAGATGTGGGACGAGACGCTGAACGGCATCCGCAAACATTTACTCACGTACACAAAACACGCCTCTCTGACGATCGTCGGGGAGCGTCCAAATGGTCTACGCCAACCCATTTTGCCCAAAATGGACCATCTTGTCTGTTTTTTGCCGGGTACCATCGCTCTAGGTGCAACTGGCGGCTTGCCGCTCTCAGAGGCTCGGAGGTCAGCTGGTTGGGGACGTAAACAGGAGGAAGAGATGCTACTGGCGAAGGAGCTCATGAAAACCTGTTGGGCAACGTATCTTGCCACTGCAACAGGGCTGGCACCTGAGATCACGTATTTCAAGATCGACGATCCTCCCCGAACGATTAAAGACGTCTATCCGGactttgatttttccttTGGTGGCGGGGAGAAgtccaaaaagaaaaagacgGGCTTGAGAGACGATGCTGATTTGTTCATGAAATCGCATCCACTCTACCCCCTCGACCGTGAAAAATCAATTTGGCTCAAGGATATAACCATTCGTGGCCCTGACCAACATAATCTCCAGCGCCCTGAGACCGTGGAATCCTTATTTTACATGTATCGTATCACAGGCGACGAGACGTACCGATTTTGGGGATGGGAAATGTTCAAGTCATTCATCAAGCACACCGCTGTGTTCGAGGATGAGCCATCTCCTGGAGCGCCTAGCGACGACGCTTCGTACATCCGCGGTTTTACGTCGCTCTCGAATGCGAATACTATCCCACCAGTAAAGAGGGATAATATGGAAAGCTTTTGGTTGGCGGAGACGCTCAAGTACTTCTACCTGTTGTTTTCCGAGAGGGACTTCATCCCCTTGGAAACGACTGTGTTCAATACGGAGGCACATATTTTCCCCAGGTTTAAGATGGGCAAGAATTTCAAGACTGGGTGGAGGAGGAAGTTCCCTGTGAATAAAGTTGGCTAA
- a CDS encoding uncharacterized protein (EggNog:ENOG410PH1I~COG:E~MEROPS:MER0026479~BUSCO:7796at33183), which translates to MADNGDLVMIPEGHEKSNLDEIIASSELLSLHRSLSEIESISNNEGSVGDFLVEYLERHGFTVQKQAVPLDGHEVDEEERKPSRFNVYAYPASSPSPEIILTSHIDTVPPYIPYSLSLPPTASTGSSSIDRRAIHISGRGTVDAKASVACQIIATLSHLESNPDTPLGLLFVVSEETGGQGMHHFSNSPLNTSPPTFHTVIFGEPTESKLVSGHKGMLHFDVHVRGKPAHSGYPWLGRSAVSEILPILSKVDSLGDIPESEGGLPSSEKYGKTTLNIGVMEGGVATNVVPASASARVAVRLAGGTVTHAKETILAAVRSASKNPEDVHVSFSAGGAYPPVDLDSDVEGFDVMTVNYGTDVPNWDIHDHDLPDHGKVKRYLYGPGSIFVAHGENEGLSVGDMEDAVEGYARLIRAAVGRSERK; encoded by the coding sequence ATGGCTGATAACGGGGATCTCGTTATGATACCCGAGGGCCATGAAAAGAGCAATTTGGATGAAATTATTGCTAGCTCCGAGCTGCTCTCCCTGCACCGATCACTCTCGGAGATCGAATCCATCTCCAACAACGAAGGGAGCGTGGGAGATTTCTTAGTTGAATATCTCGAAAGACATGGCTTTACCGTACAAAAGCAGGCTGTTCCCCTTGACGGACACGAAGTCgacgaggaagaaaggaagcCGTCAAGATTTAATGTCTACGCGTATCCTGCCTCCTCGCCGTCCCCGGAAATTATTCTCACGAGCCACATTGACACCGTGCCTCCTTACATACCCTACTCGCTCTCACTCCCTCCAACCGCCTCCACAGGTTCATCGTCAATCGACCGCAGGGCCATCCACATCTCCGGCCGCGGCACCGTCGATGCCAAAGCAAGCGTAGCATGCCAGATCATCGCGACGCTATCGCACCTCGAATCCAACCCTGACACTCCCCTTGGCCTGCTCTTCGTCGTTAGCGAAGAGACGGGTGGCCAGGGTATGCACCACTTTTCAAACTCACCACTCAACACCTCCCCACCCACCTTCCACACAGTAATCTTCGGCGAGCCGACCGAAAGCAAGCTCGTCTCAGGCCACAAGGGCATGTTGCACTTCGACGTGCACGTGCGCGGAAAGCCTGCGCACTCTGGATATCCGTGGCTCGGACGCAGCGCCGTCTCAGAGATTCTCCCCATCCTCTCCAAGGTCGATAGCCTGGGCGACATCCCCGAGTCCGAGGGTGGATTACCCTCGAGCGAGAAATACGGCAAGACGACGCTGAACATCGGCGTCATGGAAGGCGGGGTCGCCACGAACGTGGTTCCTGCCAGTGCTTCTGCAAGGGTTGCCGTGCGGCTAGCCGGTGGGACTGTGACTCACGCCAAAGAAACCATCCTTGCTGCCGTGCGTTCCGCGTCTAAAAACCCCGAGGATGTACATGTTAGTTTCTCCGCTGGCGGAGCATATCCACCTGTCGACCTAGATTCGGATGTAGAAGGATTCGATGTGATGACGGTCAACTATGGGACTGATGTGCCGAATTGGGACATTCATGATCACGATCTGCCGGACCATGGGAAGGTGAAGCGGTATTTGTACGGTCCGGGTAGTATCTTCGTGGCGCATGGAGAGAACGAAGGATTGAGTGTGGGAGATATGGAGGATGCCGTCGAGGGATATGCGAGACTGATTCGAGCCGCTGTCGGGAGAAGCGAACGGAAATGA